A window from Pseudomonas sp. MRSN 12121 encodes these proteins:
- a CDS encoding TetR/AcrR family transcriptional regulator has product MTTPTASSKPSDPGALSKKGQLTRARILEAGRQVLSERGYFGATVAEIAERSGLALGSIYRYFDNKEDLFLELLESLVEELFTSVNKSWVKDKVLESLRESSRRYLTTYYNNRHFIAGLLEMSAAVPECAELWWKLRQKTFSRKAQYLQKALANDVLQPDHTAAALATMVEQLAYHWYVETEKNGGESPDLEVAAETISLIWYRAIYAGVEKA; this is encoded by the coding sequence GTGACCACACCTACCGCGTCTTCCAAACCCAGCGATCCTGGCGCGCTGAGTAAAAAGGGCCAGCTCACCCGGGCTCGAATCCTTGAAGCAGGCCGCCAGGTCCTCTCCGAGCGGGGCTATTTTGGCGCCACCGTGGCCGAGATTGCCGAGCGCAGCGGGCTGGCATTGGGAAGCATCTACCGTTACTTCGACAACAAGGAAGATCTGTTCCTGGAACTTCTGGAGTCGCTTGTCGAAGAACTCTTCACGTCGGTCAACAAGTCCTGGGTCAAGGACAAGGTACTGGAGTCTTTGCGCGAGTCTTCGCGGCGCTACCTCACGACTTACTACAACAATCGCCACTTCATCGCCGGCCTGCTGGAAATGTCGGCCGCCGTACCGGAGTGCGCCGAACTCTGGTGGAAGTTGCGTCAGAAGACCTTCAGCCGCAAGGCGCAATATCTGCAGAAGGCCCTGGCCAACGACGTCCTGCAGCCTGACCACACCGCGGCGGCCCTGGCCACGATGGTCGAGCAGCTGGCCTATCACTGGTACGTGGAAACCGAGAAGAACGGCGGCGAAAGCCCCGACCTGGAAGTGGCTGCAGAAACGATAAGCCTGATCTGGTATCGCGCCATCTACGCCGGCGTGGAAAAGGCCTAG
- a CDS encoding long-chain-fatty-acid--CoA ligase, with translation MQALPLTVAQLFRRAKRPFGQKRIYSAEPGALTVTTYTAWAERTERLASALRGMGLEDGARVGTFASSTVRHLEISFAAPLAGYVFHPLNVRLPEDQLCYVVNNAADEVIFVDSALLPRLVPLLGSLKSVRRLVVINETGASPAAESLPPGIGLSDYEELLAAAPASPYQVEDEMAAASVCYTSGTTGNPKGVVYSQRSLWLHAMSLLQADTAAISESDTVLPLVPFFHANAWDMGYAAVAAGADLVLPGADLSGPAIASLMERCRVTCATAVPALWSRILPELQGRDTSSLRMLCSGGSAVPTRLTQLCRELTGSPIMQVWGMTETGAYASMARRRPHIDPTDSAALAAVASSQGVPVAGVEFRIVQGETLQELPWDGESAGELQCRGPWVTRCYHGEQEPSASVTADGWFRTGDAASIDHEGYIRLRDRLKDLIKSGGEWIPSVELEAALESHPGVESAAVIGVPSERWDERPIAIITLVDGCSIAPDELLDWLRPRIVKFWLPDEIHVLLELPMTSVGKVDKKALRHSFALETRP, from the coding sequence ATGCAGGCTCTACCTCTTACCGTGGCGCAACTGTTTCGGCGGGCGAAACGCCCGTTCGGGCAGAAACGGATCTACAGCGCCGAACCTGGCGCCTTGACGGTCACCACTTATACCGCTTGGGCAGAACGCACCGAACGACTGGCCAGCGCGTTGCGCGGCATGGGGCTCGAAGACGGGGCCCGGGTCGGCACTTTCGCCTCGAGTACGGTCCGCCACCTGGAAATCAGTTTCGCGGCCCCGCTTGCGGGGTACGTCTTCCACCCACTCAACGTACGGCTGCCCGAAGACCAGCTGTGCTATGTGGTGAACAACGCGGCCGACGAGGTGATTTTCGTCGACAGCGCCCTGCTGCCGCGTCTTGTCCCCCTCCTCGGCTCGCTCAAGAGCGTCAGGCGACTGGTGGTTATCAACGAAACCGGCGCCTCACCGGCGGCCGAGAGCCTGCCGCCGGGCATTGGCCTGTCGGACTACGAGGAACTGCTCGCCGCCGCGCCGGCGTCGCCCTATCAGGTCGAGGATGAAATGGCCGCGGCGTCGGTGTGCTACACCAGCGGCACCACCGGCAACCCCAAGGGCGTGGTCTATTCCCAGCGCTCGCTGTGGCTGCATGCCATGTCTCTGTTGCAGGCCGATACCGCGGCGATCAGCGAGAGCGACACGGTGCTGCCACTGGTGCCGTTCTTTCATGCCAACGCGTGGGACATGGGCTATGCCGCGGTCGCCGCCGGGGCCGACCTGGTATTGCCCGGCGCGGACCTGTCCGGCCCGGCGATCGCCAGCCTGATGGAACGTTGCCGGGTCACCTGCGCCACCGCGGTGCCCGCGCTCTGGTCGCGCATCCTGCCCGAACTGCAAGGCCGCGACACCTCCAGCCTGCGCATGCTCTGCTCCGGAGGCAGCGCAGTGCCGACTCGCCTGACGCAACTGTGCCGCGAGCTGACCGGCAGCCCGATCATGCAGGTCTGGGGCATGACCGAAACCGGGGCCTATGCCTCGATGGCCCGGCGGCGCCCGCATATCGACCCCACCGACAGCGCTGCGCTGGCGGCTGTCGCCTCGTCGCAGGGCGTTCCCGTCGCCGGCGTCGAGTTCCGCATCGTCCAGGGCGAAACCCTGCAAGAGCTGCCGTGGGATGGCGAATCCGCGGGTGAGCTGCAATGCCGGGGCCCCTGGGTGACCCGCTGCTACCACGGCGAACAGGAACCCAGCGCCTCGGTCACCGCCGATGGCTGGTTCCGCACCGGCGACGCCGCCAGCATCGACCACGAGGGCTACATCCGCCTCCGGGACCGCCTCAAGGACCTGATCAAGTCAGGTGGCGAATGGATTCCTTCGGTGGAACTGGAAGCCGCCCTGGAGTCGCACCCCGGGGTAGAAAGCGCGGCAGTGATCGGCGTTCCCTCCGAGCGCTGGGACGAGCGTCCGATTGCCATCATCACGCTGGTCGACGGCTGCTCCATCGCGCCGGACGAACTGCTGGACTGGCTGCGCCCGCGCATCGTCAAGTTCTGGCTGCCCGACGAGATCCATGTGCTGCTGGAGCTGCCCATGACCTCGGTCGGCAAGGTCGACAAGAAGGCCCTGCGGCACAGCTTCGCTCTCGAAACCCGGCCCTGA
- a CDS encoding acyl-CoA dehydrogenase family protein has product MKAHQTPFQLFDIEALIGPDERAIRDRVRAFTAEYVRPFTQQWFETGASPVRELARKLGQRGLLGMHLDSHGCAGASATAYGLACLELEAGDSSVRTLVSVQGSLAMHALAQWGSQQQKDQWLPKLRSGESIGCFALTEAGFGSDPAGMATHARRLGDDWVLDGAKKWITNGSIADVAIIWAQTDDKIRGFVVPTDTPGFSARDIPGKLSLRASTTSELRLDGVRLPGSALLPGARGLSAPLACLNDARFGIIFGALGAAQDSLESTLEYSRNRQIFDKPLASYQATQLKIADMAVELGKGTLLALHLGRLKEAGTLRSEQVSVGKLNSVRTALAIARECRAILGANGITLDYSPLRHANNLESVMTYEGTSEVHQLIIGQALTGHAAFR; this is encoded by the coding sequence ATGAAAGCACACCAGACACCGTTTCAATTGTTCGATATCGAAGCCCTGATCGGCCCTGACGAGCGCGCCATACGCGACAGGGTCCGGGCCTTCACCGCCGAGTACGTCCGGCCCTTTACCCAGCAGTGGTTCGAGACCGGCGCCAGCCCGGTGCGCGAACTGGCCCGCAAACTGGGCCAGCGCGGGCTGCTGGGCATGCACCTTGACAGCCACGGCTGCGCCGGAGCCAGCGCCACCGCCTACGGGCTCGCCTGCCTGGAGCTGGAAGCCGGCGATTCCAGCGTGCGCACCTTGGTTTCGGTGCAGGGCTCGCTGGCGATGCATGCCCTGGCGCAGTGGGGCTCGCAACAGCAGAAGGATCAGTGGCTGCCGAAGTTACGCAGCGGCGAGTCGATTGGCTGCTTCGCGCTCACCGAAGCCGGTTTCGGCTCCGACCCGGCCGGCATGGCCACCCATGCCCGCCGCCTGGGTGACGACTGGGTGCTCGACGGGGCGAAAAAGTGGATCACCAACGGCTCCATCGCCGACGTGGCGATCATCTGGGCGCAGACCGACGACAAGATCCGCGGCTTTGTCGTGCCCACCGACACCCCGGGGTTCTCCGCCCGGGACATACCGGGAAAGCTGTCGCTGCGGGCCTCGACCACCAGTGAGCTGCGCCTGGACGGCGTGCGGCTCCCGGGGTCGGCCCTGCTCCCTGGTGCACGGGGTCTCTCGGCCCCCCTGGCCTGCCTGAACGATGCCCGCTTCGGCATTATTTTCGGCGCCCTCGGCGCGGCGCAGGACAGCCTGGAGAGCACGCTCGAATACAGCCGCAACCGGCAGATCTTCGACAAGCCGCTGGCCAGCTATCAGGCCACGCAACTGAAAATCGCCGACATGGCGGTAGAGCTGGGCAAGGGCACCCTGCTTGCCCTTCACCTGGGGCGTTTGAAAGAGGCTGGCACCTTGCGCTCCGAACAGGTGAGCGTCGGCAAGTTGAACAGCGTGCGCACGGCGCTGGCGATTGCCCGGGAATGCCGGGCCATTCTGGGTGCCAATGGCATCACGCTGGACTATTCCCCGTTGCGCCACGCCAACAACCTCGAATCGGTGATGACCTACGAGGGCACTTCGGAAGTGCATCAACTGATCATCGGCCAGGCACTGACGGGGCACGCGGCGTTCCGCTGA
- a CDS encoding MFS transporter: MSTSMPVAGNRRSSLFLFLLALSLMVSLMNSSTPTPLYPLYKEHLGLSSLDLTFIFGAYGIGVLIALVAMARLAGSVADLRWLFVPASALVFIGAGAFAHGTSLGALCFARLLGGLGSGAMTAAVNIALVRFNPGHNDKLPALVATLAMVSGLALGPLLSGAALQLDIRPMASPFWLIALLGLAAAVASLLLWPGRGAAQSGAAHGSAGRPASLKHALQGIGLPFHLCAWSVFFSWSFAACVFVLGPQVARQVFGLTEPGLFGYVISAYLLIAGISQLYCQRLEARQALLGGWLCQCLTFVVLLLACYTQALWLALLGLVIGGYAYGALFVGNARLVNQLAPRHSHGKLISYFYATVYLFNATPVPMGLLVDAYGIVSASTIALLVFLVIGLVLFALARRTRFTPDASPPFIRLAASAQGTPDTPHSK; this comes from the coding sequence ATGTCCACATCCATGCCTGTTGCCGGTAACCGGCGCTCGAGCCTCTTCCTGTTTCTCCTGGCGCTGTCCCTGATGGTGTCGTTGATGAACAGCAGCACCCCGACGCCGCTGTACCCGCTCTACAAAGAGCACTTGGGCCTGAGCTCCCTGGACCTGACCTTCATTTTCGGCGCCTACGGCATCGGCGTGCTGATAGCCCTGGTGGCCATGGCGCGGCTGGCCGGGAGCGTCGCAGACCTGCGCTGGCTGTTCGTGCCCGCCAGTGCGCTGGTGTTCATCGGTGCCGGCGCCTTTGCCCACGGCACATCCCTGGGCGCGCTGTGCTTCGCCCGCCTGCTGGGCGGCCTCGGTTCGGGGGCGATGACCGCCGCGGTGAACATTGCCCTGGTGCGTTTCAACCCCGGGCACAACGACAAGCTGCCCGCCCTGGTCGCCACCCTGGCCATGGTCTCGGGCCTGGCCCTGGGCCCGCTGCTCAGCGGCGCGGCGTTGCAACTGGATATCCGGCCCATGGCCTCGCCCTTCTGGCTGATCGCATTGCTGGGCCTGGCCGCCGCTGTGGCCAGCCTGCTCCTGTGGCCTGGCCGCGGCGCCGCGCAGTCCGGCGCCGCCCATGGCAGTGCAGGCCGGCCAGCCAGCCTCAAGCACGCCTTGCAAGGGATCGGCCTGCCTTTCCATCTCTGCGCCTGGAGCGTGTTCTTCAGCTGGTCGTTCGCCGCCTGTGTGTTCGTGCTTGGCCCACAGGTGGCGCGGCAGGTCTTCGGCCTGACAGAGCCCGGGCTCTTCGGCTATGTGATTTCGGCCTACCTGCTGATCGCCGGCATCAGCCAGCTGTACTGTCAGCGGCTCGAGGCACGCCAGGCGCTGCTCGGCGGCTGGCTGTGCCAGTGCCTGACCTTCGTCGTCCTGCTCCTGGCCTGTTACACCCAGGCGCTGTGGCTCGCGCTGCTGGGGCTGGTGATCGGCGGCTATGCCTATGGCGCGCTGTTCGTCGGCAATGCCCGCCTGGTCAACCAGCTCGCTCCGCGCCACAGCCACGGCAAACTGATTTCCTATTTCTACGCCACCGTCTACCTGTTCAACGCCACGCCGGTCCCCATGGGGTTGCTGGTGGACGCCTACGGCATCGTCAGCGCCAGCACCATCGCGCTGCTGGTGTTCCTGGTCATCGGCCTGGTGCTGTTCGCCCTCGCCCGCCGTACTCGCTTTACCCCTGATGCATCACCGCCTTTTATCCGTCTTGCTGCTTCTGCGCAAGGCACTCCAGACACTCCACACAGTAAGTGA
- a CDS encoding sodium:proton antiporter: MFIFEAILVLLFCAALLSMLARRLNVAYPTLLALGGIGVALIPGTPRLDLPPDLILALFVAPVLLDAAYDTSLRDLRKNWRAVLSLVFVVVGLTTATVAVVAKCFLPDLPWGAAIALGALLAPPDAVAALAVLRQVAPPHQIRTILEGESLLNDASSLLIYKLAVGAVAIGGFSAHQAMPAFALVTFGSVLAGWVLAKVFLRVLGSILDAPTATIIQFVVTFGVWILAEHLGLSGVVTIVVFGLTAARRRTSSAKSHVRILSNSTWEVVTFVLNVLAFTLIGLQVRPIFEVFAEGERYHLLGVALAILGVVVVVRLAWILVYGFARDQAASQRPNLLYNAKTRLLIGWSGMRGIVTLAAALALPVEFPYRDFILLTAFTVVLGTLVIQGLTLRPLLLWLNLPSDNTVKDELAIARGATLEAAMAELDHHGGDAARRLKLEYQDALSEVRDGRDPRESVDHSLRRRVVPASRQALDELRESGRIGDEAYRAVERELDLLELSSRVPSPP, translated from the coding sequence ATGTTTATTTTCGAAGCCATTCTCGTACTACTCTTTTGCGCCGCGTTGCTGTCGATGCTCGCGCGGCGCCTGAACGTTGCCTATCCCACCTTGCTCGCCCTGGGCGGGATCGGGGTCGCGCTGATTCCCGGTACCCCCAGGCTGGACCTGCCGCCGGACTTGATCCTTGCGCTGTTCGTCGCACCGGTGCTGCTGGACGCCGCGTATGACACTTCGCTGCGCGACCTGCGGAAAAACTGGCGCGCGGTCTTGTCGCTGGTGTTTGTCGTGGTGGGCTTGACCACCGCCACGGTGGCCGTCGTCGCCAAGTGCTTTCTACCCGACTTGCCCTGGGGCGCTGCCATCGCGCTGGGGGCGCTGCTGGCACCACCGGATGCGGTCGCGGCCCTCGCGGTGCTGCGCCAGGTGGCGCCGCCCCATCAGATCCGGACAATCCTGGAAGGCGAGAGCCTGCTCAACGATGCCTCGTCGCTGCTGATCTACAAGCTGGCGGTGGGCGCGGTCGCGATCGGTGGTTTCAGTGCCCATCAGGCCATGCCAGCCTTTGCCCTGGTTACTTTCGGCAGCGTGCTGGCCGGGTGGGTCCTCGCGAAAGTCTTTCTACGTGTGCTGGGCTCGATCCTCGATGCGCCGACGGCGACCATCATCCAGTTCGTGGTCACCTTCGGCGTGTGGATTCTCGCCGAGCACCTGGGCTTGTCCGGTGTGGTCACCATCGTGGTGTTCGGCTTGACCGCGGCGCGCAGGCGCACCTCCTCGGCCAAATCCCATGTACGGATACTCTCCAACTCGACGTGGGAGGTGGTCACGTTCGTGCTCAACGTGCTGGCGTTCACCCTGATCGGGCTGCAGGTGCGGCCGATCTTCGAGGTATTCGCCGAGGGTGAGCGCTATCACTTGCTAGGCGTTGCCCTGGCGATCCTGGGAGTCGTGGTGGTCGTGCGCCTGGCCTGGATCCTGGTCTATGGCTTTGCCCGGGACCAGGCCGCGAGCCAGCGCCCGAACCTGCTGTACAACGCCAAGACCCGGCTGTTGATCGGCTGGTCGGGCATGCGCGGGATCGTCACGCTCGCCGCGGCGCTCGCACTGCCCGTGGAGTTTCCCTACCGCGACTTTATCCTGCTGACCGCCTTTACCGTCGTGCTGGGCACCCTGGTGATCCAGGGCCTGACACTGCGGCCCTTGCTCCTGTGGTTGAACCTGCCTTCTGACAACACCGTCAAGGACGAACTGGCGATCGCCCGCGGTGCCACGCTGGAAGCGGCCATGGCCGAGCTGGATCACCATGGAGGCGATGCGGCCCGACGCCTGAAGCTGGAATACCAGGACGCGCTGAGCGAAGTGCGCGACGGCCGGGACCCCAGGGAATCCGTGGACCATTCACTGCGCCGGCGCGTGGTGCCGGCCTCCCGGCAAGCGCTGGATGAGCTGCGCGAGAGTGGCCGTATCGGCGACGAGGCGTACCGCGCCGTCGAGCGCGAGCTGGATCTGCTGGAGCTCAGCTCTCGCGTCCCGTCGCCGCCTTGA
- a CDS encoding thiolase family protein, with product MSKHQPVWIVDGVRSPFGRFGGGLRDVPVVDLARQTLQALLKRTSWPIEDLAELNAGMAMIEGGLMVPARQFAMAAGLPETLPTLTVDRACCSGMTTVGLGWRAIRGGARSTLALGIESMSQTPRLLHETRWGSKRGDLVVEDLLLLRNPLAGGGSIARSAGEEALSRGVGREAQDAWAQQSHERYFRALAAGYFSDEIIAITTPEGELIADEQPRADSSLERLARLKPVYGGPTVTAGNAPGLNDGATALLLAGEQALADNDVAPLARIHAYLQIAGGPTSSVFLPGLAIGRILAEAGLTPADVDVIEINEAYAATAAVSVKTLAAGDAQLEAVLAARTNINGGAVAIGHPTGSSGARLVLTAARQLQRSGGRWAVAAICGGFGQADVILLEAAR from the coding sequence ATGTCTAAACATCAACCGGTTTGGATTGTGGATGGCGTCCGCTCACCGTTCGGCCGCTTCGGCGGCGGTCTGCGCGACGTGCCGGTGGTCGATCTCGCACGGCAAACCTTGCAGGCCCTGCTCAAGCGCACTTCCTGGCCCATCGAGGACCTTGCCGAGCTCAATGCCGGAATGGCGATGATCGAAGGCGGGCTCATGGTCCCGGCGCGCCAGTTCGCCATGGCTGCCGGGCTGCCCGAGACGCTGCCGACCCTGACCGTCGACCGCGCCTGCTGTTCCGGCATGACCACCGTCGGCCTGGGGTGGCGCGCCATCCGCGGCGGCGCCCGCTCTACCCTGGCACTGGGCATCGAATCGATGAGCCAGACCCCGCGGCTGCTGCATGAGACCCGCTGGGGCTCCAAGCGTGGCGACCTGGTGGTCGAGGACCTGCTCCTGCTGCGCAACCCCCTGGCCGGTGGCGGATCGATTGCCCGCTCGGCGGGCGAGGAAGCACTGAGTCGTGGCGTGGGGCGCGAGGCTCAGGATGCCTGGGCGCAACAAAGTCACGAACGCTACTTCCGGGCACTGGCGGCCGGTTACTTCAGCGACGAAATCATTGCGATAACCACCCCCGAAGGCGAGCTCATCGCCGATGAACAACCCCGCGCCGACAGCAGCCTGGAGCGGCTGGCACGCCTGAAGCCGGTGTATGGCGGGCCGACGGTGACGGCAGGAAACGCCCCCGGCCTGAATGACGGCGCCACTGCCCTGCTGCTGGCCGGAGAACAGGCGCTGGCCGACAACGACGTGGCCCCGCTGGCGCGGATTCACGCCTACCTGCAAATCGCCGGTGGCCCGACCTCGTCGGTTTTCCTGCCGGGGCTGGCGATCGGGCGGATTCTCGCCGAGGCGGGCCTGACACCGGCCGACGTCGACGTGATCGAGATCAACGAGGCCTATGCCGCCACCGCCGCGGTCAGCGTCAAGACCCTCGCCGCCGGCGACGCACAGCTGGAGGCCGTGCTGGCCGCGCGCACTAACATCAATGGTGGTGCGGTGGCGATCGGTCATCCGACCGGCTCCAGTGGCGCGCGGCTGGTGCTCACTGCAGCCCGCCAGTTGCAGCGCAGTGGCGGTCGCTGGGCCGTTGCCGCCATCTGCGGCGGGTTCGGCCAGGCCGATGTGATCCTGCTCGAGGCCGCCAGGTAA
- a CDS encoding OprD family porin, translating to MKQSTVVSRALRGPCFPLVALVLPQTLLAAESGFLADSSATLQARNYYFSRDYSGIVGRNPQSRTEEWAQGFILNFKSGYTPGDVGFGVDALGLLGLKLDSSRDRANSGLLPVHSDGRAADEYSRMGAALKVKVSRTELKIGEQQVTVPVLYFGDIRLLPPTYQGASIVSSEIAGLTLQAGQMRSTSLRNESGDEELGAMVGFVPRLRDGKLVTSDRFNYAGADYAFNANRTSVGVWYSQLKDLYHQRYFSLKHSEPLGDWVLGGTLGYFDSAEDGEQSIGKLDNRAAFGMLSARHGGHTVYLGYQAMFGKDGLPRVFANVTPMSNNLPTYVFDSADERSWQARYDYDFAAQGIPGLVAGVRYVKGDNVDTGRGFEGKDWERDLDISYVVQGGPLKGLGVQVRNAIARSNYVTDVDENRLIFNYTWKLF from the coding sequence ATGAAGCAATCAACAGTCGTATCTCGTGCACTGCGCGGCCCCTGCTTCCCGCTGGTCGCCCTGGTTCTCCCGCAGACCCTGCTGGCGGCCGAAAGTGGCTTCCTGGCAGACAGCAGCGCGACCTTGCAGGCGCGCAATTACTACTTCAGCCGCGACTATTCCGGGATCGTCGGGCGCAATCCCCAGTCCCGCACCGAAGAATGGGCACAGGGTTTCATTCTCAACTTCAAGTCCGGCTATACCCCCGGCGACGTCGGGTTCGGCGTGGACGCCCTCGGTCTTCTCGGCCTCAAGCTCGACAGCAGCCGCGACCGCGCCAACAGCGGCCTGTTGCCGGTACACAGCGACGGACGCGCGGCCGACGAATACAGCCGCATGGGCGCGGCGCTGAAGGTCAAGGTCTCCAGGACCGAGTTGAAAATCGGCGAGCAACAAGTGACGGTGCCGGTGCTGTACTTCGGCGATATCCGTTTGCTGCCGCCGACCTACCAGGGCGCCAGCATCGTCTCCAGCGAGATCGCCGGGCTGACCCTGCAGGCCGGCCAGATGCGCTCCACCAGCCTGCGCAACGAGTCGGGCGACGAGGAACTGGGCGCCATGGTCGGCTTCGTGCCGAGGCTGCGGGACGGCAAGCTGGTGACCTCCGACCGCTTCAACTACGCGGGGGCCGACTATGCCTTCAATGCCAACCGCACATCGGTGGGCGTCTGGTATTCGCAGCTCAAGGACCTCTATCACCAGCGCTACTTCAGCCTCAAGCACAGCGAACCCCTGGGTGACTGGGTGCTGGGAGGCACGCTCGGCTATTTCGACTCCGCCGAAGACGGCGAACAGTCGATCGGCAAGCTGGATAACCGCGCGGCGTTCGGCATGCTGTCGGCCCGGCACGGGGGCCACACCGTCTACCTGGGCTACCAGGCGATGTTCGGCAAGGACGGCCTGCCGCGGGTGTTCGCCAACGTCACGCCGATGAGCAACAACCTGCCGACCTATGTCTTCGACTCCGCCGACGAGCGCTCCTGGCAGGCACGCTACGACTATGACTTCGCGGCGCAAGGCATCCCCGGCCTGGTGGCGGGCGTGCGTTACGTCAAGGGCGACAACGTCGATACCGGGCGTGGATTCGAAGGCAAGGACTGGGAACGCGACCTGGATATCAGCTATGTGGTGCAAGGCGGCCCGTTGAAGGGCCTCGGCGTGCAGGTGCGCAATGCCATCGCCCGTTCGAACTACGTCACCGACGTCGACGAGAACCGGCTGATCTTCAATTACACCTGGAAGCTGTTCTGA
- a CDS encoding aromatic acid/H+ symport family MFS transporter gives MNKSIDVREWIDSRPVGRFQKWVVFFGFLIIALDGFDVAIMGFIAPQLKLDWGLEPQALGPVISAALIGLAAGAMTAGPLADRYGRRIVLICSVAFFGALTVATAFASDVQGLVILRFLTGLGLGAAMPNAGILVSEYAPARKRSFLITLAFCGFSLGAAVGGFASAWMIPNLGWRSVLVLSGVLPLLVTPFLYFKLPESVTFLLTRRAAAERIQAIMQRLAPAQFSADTVFVIPAEGRPAANAIGLVLSRRYLFGTLMLWVGYIIALFMVYLFSSWLPMLVKQVGQYSVADAAIVTAVFQIGGPAGSVFIGWAMDRWGQRNVLSLAFLGGGLAIFAIGQSTDHFLLLCAVAWLVGFGINGSTVGMNALAASYYPTQARATGASWMSGVGRVGAVLSAFAGAYMLGLGWSLEHICMLMLIPAAVASLAICCQCRHASKLSPSRRSIDKPVLP, from the coding sequence ATGAACAAATCGATTGATGTACGTGAGTGGATCGATAGCCGCCCGGTGGGCCGCTTTCAGAAATGGGTGGTGTTCTTCGGTTTCCTGATCATTGCCCTCGATGGTTTCGATGTGGCGATCATGGGCTTTATCGCGCCGCAATTGAAACTCGACTGGGGGCTGGAACCCCAGGCGCTCGGCCCGGTGATCAGTGCCGCGCTGATTGGCCTGGCGGCCGGGGCGATGACCGCCGGGCCACTGGCCGACCGCTATGGCCGACGCATCGTGCTGATCTGCAGCGTGGCGTTCTTTGGTGCCCTGACCGTCGCCACGGCATTCGCCTCGGATGTGCAGGGGCTGGTTATCCTGCGTTTTCTCACCGGCCTCGGGCTGGGTGCGGCGATGCCCAATGCGGGCATCCTGGTCAGCGAATACGCACCTGCGCGCAAGCGTTCCTTCCTGATCACCCTCGCGTTCTGTGGCTTCTCGCTGGGGGCGGCCGTGGGCGGCTTCGCCAGTGCCTGGATGATCCCCAACCTGGGCTGGCGCAGCGTGTTGGTGCTCAGCGGCGTGTTGCCGTTGCTGGTCACACCGTTCCTGTATTTCAAGTTGCCCGAGTCCGTTACCTTCCTGCTGACCCGGCGCGCTGCCGCCGAGCGCATCCAGGCCATCATGCAGCGCCTGGCGCCAGCGCAATTCAGTGCCGATACGGTGTTCGTGATTCCCGCCGAGGGCAGGCCGGCGGCCAATGCGATCGGGCTGGTGCTGTCGCGGCGTTACCTGTTCGGCACCCTGATGCTGTGGGTCGGCTACATCATTGCGTTATTCATGGTGTACCTGTTCAGCAGCTGGTTGCCGATGCTGGTCAAGCAAGTCGGCCAGTACAGCGTCGCGGATGCCGCGATCGTCACCGCGGTGTTCCAGATCGGCGGGCCGGCAGGTTCGGTGTTCATCGGCTGGGCGATGGATCGCTGGGGCCAGCGCAATGTCTTGTCGCTGGCGTTCCTGGGCGGCGGCCTGGCGATCTTCGCCATCGGCCAGTCCACCGACCATTTCCTGCTGCTATGCGCCGTGGCCTGGCTGGTAGGGTTCGGCATCAACGGTTCCACGGTGGGCATGAATGCCCTGGCGGCCAGCTATTACCCCACCCAGGCGCGGGCGACGGGCGCCAGCTGGATGAGCGGGGTCGGGCGGGTCGGCGCGGTGCTGAGCGCCTTCGCCGGCGCGTACATGCTGGGCCTGGGCTGGTCGCTCGAACATATATGCATGCTGATGCTGATTCCGGCCGCGGTGGCCTCGCTGGCAATCTGCTGCCAATGCCGCCACGCCTCGAAGTTGAGCCCGTCGCGGCGATCGATCGACAAGCCCGTCTTGCCGTAA
- a CDS encoding enoyl-CoA hydratase-related protein, whose protein sequence is MIQFEVRSPVAIITLDRPHIRNAIDRADAEEIERLVDFIEADDSIWVTVITGAGSVFCSGANVKALANGEGPAKTERGGFAGIARRPRSKPLIAAVNGPAFAGGCEIVLACDLVVAASNAAFALSEVKRSMVAAAGGLYHLPRSIPVNVAMEMAITGDPISAERAYQVGLVNTLVAPEQLMDAAIALALRVCANAPLAVRETRRVLLEGLSQDVADAMAAAEASMSQIRATADFAEGTRAFLEKRAPAWRAC, encoded by the coding sequence ATGATCCAGTTTGAAGTGCGCTCACCGGTGGCGATCATCACCCTCGACCGCCCCCACATCCGCAATGCCATCGACCGGGCCGACGCCGAGGAAATCGAGCGCCTGGTGGACTTCATCGAAGCCGACGACTCGATCTGGGTCACGGTGATCACCGGGGCCGGCAGCGTGTTTTGCTCGGGCGCCAACGTCAAGGCCCTGGCCAACGGCGAAGGGCCGGCGAAAACCGAGCGCGGCGGGTTTGCCGGGATCGCCAGGCGCCCTCGCAGCAAACCGCTGATTGCCGCGGTGAACGGCCCGGCTTTCGCCGGCGGCTGCGAGATCGTGCTGGCCTGCGACCTGGTGGTCGCGGCCAGCAACGCGGCCTTCGCCCTTTCCGAAGTCAAGCGCTCCATGGTCGCGGCGGCCGGCGGGCTGTACCACCTGCCGCGCTCGATCCCGGTGAACGTGGCGATGGAAATGGCCATCACCGGCGACCCCATCAGCGCGGAACGCGCCTACCAGGTGGGCCTGGTCAATACCCTGGTCGCCCCGGAGCAACTGATGGATGCGGCCATCGCCCTGGCCCTGCGGGTCTGCGCCAATGCGCCGCTCGCCGTGCGCGAGACGCGCCGGGTGCTGCTCGAAGGCCTGAGCCAGGACGTCGCCGACGCCATGGCCGCCGCCGAAGCCAGCATGAGCCAGATCCGCGCCACCGCCGACTTCGCCGAAGGCACCCGGGCTTTTCTCGAGAAACGCGCGCCGGCCTGGCGGGCGTGCTGA